One genomic window of Glycine soja cultivar W05 chromosome 9, ASM419377v2, whole genome shotgun sequence includes the following:
- the LOC114367660 gene encoding kinesin-like protein KIN-13A: MPQGNAAAAAALLDHGGDAGDAVMARWLQSAGLQHLASPLASTAIDHRLLPNLLMQGYGAQSAEEKQRLLKLMRNLNFNGESGSEPYTPTAQSLGGVAGSDGFYSPEFRGDFGAGLLDLHAMDDTELLSEHVVSEPFEPSPFMRGDTRVFEDDFDPINSKLESGEADTDASISLPMNSTRENNVAKIKVVVRKRPLNKKELAKKEDDVVTVADNAYLTVHEPKLKVDLTAYVEKHEFCFDAVLDEHVTNDEVYRSTVEPIIPTIFERTKATCFAYGQTGSGKTYTMQPLPLRAAEDLVRQLHQPVYRNQRFKLWLSYFEIYGGKLYDLLSDRKKLCMREDGRQQVCIVGLQEFEVCDVQIVKEFIEKGSAARSTGSTGANEESSRSHAILQLAVKKHSEVKASKRNNDGNEARSGKVVGKISFIDLAGSERGADTTDNDRQTRIEGAEINKSLLALKECIRALDNDQIHIPFRGSKLTEVLRDSFVGNSKTVMISCISPGAGSCEHTLNTLRYADRVKSLSKSGNPRKDQVPNAVPQTNNKDVSSTSSFPASSGAEDFNDQRQEKTIDMGRKFVEKENSLHSSAAASVDKQPVSYSSNYLSNGRDEKGFPSASVDRERFEVKNSHGDSTSQKMNSFSQSDTDEKVQKVSPPRRKGYKDEKSERSANWMKKDANDSDLFTTSSKQQSTGNYSTLSKDEKSERPAKWMKRDATGADLITTSSKQQSTGSYSTLSKDEKSERPANWMKRDANGSDPFTTSSKQQSTGNYNNITTGSRINETESPPDGNVSAVLEEEEALIAAHRKEIEDTMEIVREEMKLLAEVDQPGSLIDNYVTKLNFVLSRKAASLVGLQARLARFQHRLKEQEILSRKRVPRQ; this comes from the exons ATGCCGCAGGGCAATGCCGCCGCCGCAGCTGCGCTGCTGGACCACGGCGGCGATGCTGGCGACGCCGTCATGGCGCGGTGGCTGCAGTCCGCCGGCCTGCAGCATCTCGCCTCTCCCCTCGCTTCCACCGCCATCGATCATCGACTCCTCCCCAACCTTCTCATGCAG GGCTATGGAGCACAGTCTGCTGAGGAGAAGCAGAGGCTTTTAAAGTTAATGAGAAACCTCAATTTTAACGGGGAATCTGGTTCGGAGCCATATACGCCTACCGCTCAATCTTTAGGTGGAGTGGCTGGGTCGGATGGGTTTTATTCTCCTGAGTTCAGGGGGGATTTTGGAGCTGGGCTTTTGGATCTTCATGCTATGGATGATACAGAGCTTTTGTCTGAG CATGTAGTTTCAGAACCATTTGAGCCATCACCCTTCATGCGTGGGGATACTAGAGTATTTGAAGACGATTTCGATCCAATTAACAGCAAGCTGGAGAGCGGGGAAGCAGATACTGATGCATCAATTTCCTTACCTATGAATAGCACAAGGGAAAATAATGTTGCTAAGATTAAAGTTGTG GTACGCAAAAGACCTTTAAACAAGAAGGAGCTTGCTAAGAAGGAGGATGATGTTGTAACTGTAGCTGACAATGCATATTTGACAGTCCATGAACCGAAACTAAAG GTTGATTTGACAGCTTATGTGGAGAAGCATGAGTTTTGTTTTGATGCTGTGCTCGATGAGCATGTTACCAATGATGAA GTATACCGAAGTACAGTTGAACCAATTATTCCTACAATATTTGAGCGAACCAAAGCTACCTGTTTTGCTTATGGTCAGACag GAAGTGGCAAAACATACACAATGCAACCTTTACCACTCAGAGCTGCAGAAGACCTTGTTCGACAGTTGCATCAGCCAGTTTACCGGAATCAGAGATTTAAATTGTGGCTTAGCTACTTTGAGATTTATGGTGGAAAACTTTATGATCTTCTTAGTGACAGAAA GAAACTTTGCATGAGAGAAGATGGACGGCAGCAAGTTTGTATTGTAGGACTGCAAGAATTTGAAGTTTGTGATGTACaaattgtcaaagaattcatTGAAAAGGGAAGTGCTGCAAGAAGTACAGGATCCACTGGTGCTAATGAGGAGTCCTCCAGGTCACATGCTATCTTGCAACTGGCTGTAAAGAAGCACAGTGAAGTGAAAGCGAGCAAGCGAAACAATGATGGGAATGAGGCAAGAAGTGGGAAGGTTGTGGggaaaatttcttttattgatcTTGCTGGAAGTGAACGAGGTGCTGACACTACTGATAATGATCGTCAGACACG GATTGAAGGAGCGGAAATTAATAAGAGCCTTTTGGCCTTGAAGGAGTGCATTCGTGCTTTAGACAATGACCAGATCCATATTCCATTTCGGGGAAGCAAACTTACAGAAGTGCTTCGTGACTCCTTTGTGGGTAATTCGAAGACTGTTATGATCTCTTGTATATCTCCAGGTGCTGGGTCATGTGAACACACACTTAATACCTTGAGATACGCAGATCG GGTTAAAAGTCTATCCAAAAGTGGGAATCCTAGGAAAGACCAGGTCCCTAATGCTGTACCACAAACTAATAATAAGGACGTTTCATCCACATCATCCTTTCCAGCCAGTTCTGGGGCAGAGGATTTTAATGATCAACGTCAAGAGAAAACAATAGATATGGGCAGGAAATTTGTCGAAAAGGAAAATTCTTTGCACAGCTCTGCAGCTGCTTCTGTTGACAAACAGCCAGTAAGTTATTCTTCGAATTACCTATCAAATGGGCGAGATGAAAAAGGCTTTCCTTCAGCTTCAGTGGACAGGGAGAGGTTTGAAGTGAAGAACTCACATGGTGACTCTACCAGTCAAAAGATGAACTCTTTTTCACAAAGTGATACAGATGAGAAAGTGCAAAAGGTGTCTCCCCCGCGCAGAAAAGGCTATAAGGATGAAAAATCCGAAAGGTCTGCTAACTGGATGAAAAAAGATGCCAATGATTCTGATCTCTTCACCACAAGCTCCAAGCAGCAGAGCACAGGGAATTATAGCACTTTGTCTAAGGATGAAAAGTCTGAAAGGCCTGCAAAGTGGATGAAAAGGGATGCCACTGGTGCTGATCTCATCACTACAAGCTCCAAGCAACAGAGCACCGGGAGTTATAGCACTTTATCTAAGGATGAAAAGTCTGAAAGGCCTGCAAACTGGATGAAAAGGGATGCCAACGGCTCTGATCCCTTCACTACAAGCTCCAAGCAGCAGAGCACAGGGAATTATAACAATATCACCACTGGATCCAGGATTAATGAAACAGAATCCCCTCCTGATGGGAATGTCAGTGCAGTACTTGAG GAGGAGGAAGCACTGATCGCCGCTCATAGGAAAGAAATTGAAGATACAATGGAGATTGTTCGTGAA GAAATGAAACTCTTGGCAGAAGTGGATCAACCGGGAAGCCTTATTGACAACTATGTAACCAAATTGAACTTTGTGCTCTCTCGCAAAGCAGCAAGTCTCGTGGGTCTTCAAGCTCGTCTTGCAAGATTCCAACATCGGCTAAAAGAGCAAGAAATTCTAAGTAGAAAAAGAGTTCCCCGTCAATAA